From Treponema sp. OMZ 787:
ATGGTTGATAGATCTTCACAGTTTGAACTTGAAGATAGAGAGTATTTTAAATCACAGCAAAGGCAGTTAATTTTCTTACTGTCACTTGCCGGTATTGCGTTGGTATTGCTTCTCTTTATCTTGTATAGAATCATAAGCCGTGAACTTGAAAGAAGAAAAAGGCTTCGTGAAGAAGAACTTTTACGCCAGGCTCAGCTTGAGCGTGAAAGAATGTTGTATGACCAGCAGATGGCAGATGCTGATGTTTCAATGACGGTTGAAGAAAGAAGACGGCAGGAACTTCAAGAAAATGCTATCAATATGGCTAGGGAACATCCTGAAGATGTTGCTCTCTTAATTAGAACTTGGCTCATGGAGGAATAATATGGCTGTAACACCTGCAAAAGAAAGAGGCAGTGCAAAAAAAGGTAAGGATATTAATTCACTTAGCGGAAGACAAAAGGCTGCTATATTTTTGGTATCTCTCGGAGGGGAAATCTCCGCAAAAATAATGGAAAGGCTTCGTGAAGATGAAGTCGAAAAAATAGTTTTTGAAATTGCAAGAACAGAAAGTGTTGAAGCCGAATTAAAAGATGCCGTTCTCCAAGAGTTTCAGGATTTAATGGCGGCTCAAAACTTTATAACAACCGGCGGTATAGATTATGCAAGAGATGTTTTGGAAAAAACATTCGGAAGTCAAAAGGCTATTGAAATAATTAATAGGCTCACGAGTTCTTTGCAAGTCCGTCCCTTCGATTTTATAAGACGTACGGATCCGGCTCACTTGCTTAACTTTATTCAGCAGGAGCATCCGCAGACAATAGCTTTGATTCTTGCCTACCTTGAGCCGCAAAAGGCATCGGTGATTTTGCAAAACCTCCCCGATGAAATTCAAAGCGATGTTGCAAGACGTGTCGCAACCATGGATACTACTTCCCCCGATGTTCTCCGTGAAGTTGAACGCGTTTTGGAAAAGAAACTGTCTACGGTTTCAAGTGAAGACTATACGGCCGCCGGAGGTGTTGACAGTATCGTTGAGATTCTTAACCTTGTTGACCGCTCTTCAGAAAAATCTATTATCGAATCTCTCGAAGATGAAGATCCCGATTTGGCCGAAGAAATCAAGAAGAAGATGTTCGTATTCGAAGATATTGTTATGCTTGACGATAGATCCATCAGTAAGGTATTGCGCGAAGTTAATAACGATGAAATGGCTAAGGCTCTTAAACAGGTTGATGCCGAGGTTCAAGATAAGATATTTAGAAATATGTCCAAGCGTGCCGGTGCCATGCTCCGCGATGAAATGGAATACATGGGTCCTATACGTGTTAAAGATGTTGAAGAAGCTCAGCAAAAGATTGTTTCGATTATCAGACACTTGGAGGATAAGGGAGAAATTGTTATCGCCAGATCCGAAGAGGATGAATTGGTATAAAATAAAACGGAGAGTTGCTTATGGCTAAAACTATTTTTAGAGGTTTTGAGGTAAACAAAAACAATAGCGATGTAGTATTTTTACAGCTTAATAAAACTTTTCAAGAAGAGCCTGAAGAAATCATTGAAGAAGAGGTAGAAGTTTACGAAGGGCCGACCATTGACGATTTAAAAAAGCAAGCTGAAGATTTTAGACTTGAATGGGAAATGCAAAAAGAGAAAATGCTTTCCGATGCTAAAGCTGAAGCCGACAGAATTATTAAAGATGCACAAAATGCTGCCTTTGATGAAGTAAAGAGACAGACAGATGAAGCTCAAGTAATTGCTCAAAATGCAAAAAATCAAGCTGAGGATATTATAGCCGAAGCCGAGCAAAAAGCCAGAGATATAATAGCAGACTCCGAAAAAAATAAAGATTCAGTAAATCGTGATGCCTATAAAGAAGGTTTTAACCGAGGCCGTGAAGAAGGTTTTAAAGAAGGAAATCTTGAAGTGCAGCGTCTGACCGACCGTCTTCACACAATAATAAATAAGACAATGGATAGACGGCAGGAAATTCTTTCTGAAACGGAACAACAGATAGTTGATCTTGTGCTTTTAATGACAAGAAAGGTGGTTAAGGTTATTTCAGAAAATCAGCGAAATGTTGTTGTTTCAAATGTTGTTCATGCCTTGCGTAAAGTTAAAGGAAGAGGTGATGTGGTCATCCGAGTAAATCTTGCTGATGTTAAAATGACTACAGAGCATACTCAAAACTTTATATCGGCTGCGGAAAATATTAAAAATATTACTGTTGTTGAAGACTCCACTGTTGATCAAGGCGGTTGTATAATTGAAACGGATTTCGGAGCAGTTGATGCACGCATAGCAAGTCAGCTTAACGAACTTGAACAAAAGATTTTGGAAATATCACCTATTAAAACAAAGATAAAGACCGGAAATATTTAAGGTGCCGATTATGGTAGATCTTTTTGATAAATATACCGATGCTGTTTCAGAAACCGATCCGATAAAATTTACAGGGCATGTTGTACGAGTTCACGATAAATTGATTGAGAGTGAAGGCCCTGTTGCTTCCGTAGGAGAGCTTTGTCAGATTATTACCGATGATAATCCTGACGGGTTAAAGGCTGAGGTCGTAGGTTTAAACGGAGTTACAGTTCAGCTTATGAGTTATACCGATGTTCAAGGTGTAAAAATAGGAGACCGTGTTATTGCAAGCGGTGAAATTCTATCTGTACCTGTAGGAGATGTATTACTCGGCCGTGTAGTAGATGCCCTCTGTAAATCTGCTGACGGCAAGCCTGAACCATATTCCGCTAAACGATATCCTGTTGTAGCTTCTCCTCCCGATGCTATGACACGCAAACCTATAAGACAAAGAATTGTTACAGGCATTCGTGCGGTTGATAGTCTTTTGGCTGTGGGACGAGGACAGCGCTTGGGAATTTTTGCCGGTACCGGTATAGGAAAATCTACCTTGCTTGGAATGATAGCTAGAAATACAAATGCCGATATAAATGTCATTGCTCTGATTGGAGAGCGAGGCCGAGAAGTTTTAGATTTTATTGAACATGATTTAGGGCCAGAAGGTTTAAAACATTCGGTAATTGTAAGTGCAACATCGGACCAAAGTGCTCTTGCAAGAATAAGAGGTGCATATACAGCTACGGCAATTGCAGAATATTTCCGTGATCAAGGAAAAGATGTTATGCTTCTTTTTGATTCGGTAACGCGTTTTGCTATGGCTCAGCGGGAAATAGGTCTTGCCATAGGGGAACCTCCTGCAACACGCGGATACACGCCAAGTGTTTTCAGTTCTTTGCCTAAACTGCTTGAAAGAAGCGGTACTTCCGAAAAAGGTTCCATTACAGGGTTTTATACCGTTTTGGTAGAAGGCGACGATATGAATGAACCTATTTCGGATGCTGTACGAGGTATTTTAGACGGACATATTGTTCTGGACAGAAACCTTGCCGAAAGAGGCCAATATCCTGCCGTCAATGTTTTAAAAAGCATTTCCCGTTTGGCAAACAGAGTGTCCGGACAAAATACAAAAGCTGCTTCAAAACGTATGCGAACCTTATTGAAAGACTATACCGAATCGGAAGATATGATAAACTTAGGTGCTTATCAAAAGGGAAGCAGTGCTGCAATAGATGATGCTATCGAACATTATCCCCGCATTTATGATTTTTTAACTCAAGAAGTAGATGATCCTGCGAAACTAAAGGATACGTTGCAAAAACTTTCGGATATTACCGGCATTGATATTCCTCCTGAAGAATTTGATGAAGCCGGTATAGGTGTGGGGGCTATAAAGAAATATGCTCAAAGCTCTGAAGCTGCTTCATTGTATAAATCTGATAGAGAGGTTAAATAATGAAAAGGTTTGAATTTCGGCTTGAAAAACTTTTGAGTTTACGTGAATTTTATGAGCATCAGGCAGAAATTGAATTGGCTCATGCTATTGCTCATAAGGATTACATAGATATTGAGTTAAATCAAATTGCTAATTTAAAAATAAAAAACGGTGCCGAATTTAATCCTGAATCGGATAAAATAAACATAACGGATCTTCATAGTGCTCAAAACTATAGTATTTTTTTAGATAAAAAAAAAGATGAATTATTAGAAAAATTGATCATTGCAGAACAAATTATTGAAGAAAAAAGAAAAATTTATATTGAAGCAGCATCAAAACGCAAGGTTATTTCAAAACTAAAAGAAAAAAAACGTGAGGTATGGGAAAAGGAAAATATAAAATCCGAAGAAAACTATATCGATGATCTTGTTACATATAAATTCGGACAAAATAAAAATATTGCAGCTAAAAATTATAATTAGTTAAGGATGAGTACATGTTAAGTATTTTTTTGGAAATAATATATGAAAGGCAACTGCGTAAAATTAATTTAAAAATTCTTAACGATTTTATTAACCTGATAAAAGAAGAAGCACGATCGAATGGAGCAGAATTTTTACAGGTTCAAGGAGGTCTTTATTTTTTATTTAAAAAAAAATCTATTGCTTATTCTTTTTCTGCTGCAAGATTTTTATATAATATAAATAAAATATTAATTGCATATAAAAATAAAATTTCAGAAGTAAGATTTATTACTGACTACTATGAAGAAGAAATTTCAAATGATGAGTTATTTGATTCATTGGTAATGTATAAAAAGCAATTAATACCTGAAATCGGTATTTTTGCCTCAAAACATGCTGCCGATAAACTTGGAAAGTATATCGATTTTACCGAAACCGATTCTTCCATGCTATTATGTAATGTATTTAAATTTTTTGAAAACATTAATTTAATAAATAATAAAAAAAATGATACGCGGCCTTCAATTATATTACACAGAAATGATAGTTGTTTTTGGGCTGTATATAATTTTATTTTATTAAATCCATTAAACATTGATTCTTTAAAATCAATGAATGCTGAAGATAAAAATGCTTTTTTGTCTACAAAAAATGTTTATGTTTATTTAAAAAAACACAGATTTTCTAAGGAAATGCCCCAATATTTTGTAGATGCTTTTTTGACAAATGCTGCAATATACTTGAAGTATTATATAAAAAAACAAAATGACGGAAAATGTGTAAAAATTTTAATAGATAATATAAACGATAAAAAAAATTTAGAAGAAGCAGAAAAAATATATGCTGTTAATAAATTTATTGAGATAGAAGCTTTAGATTCTTTATTGCCTTCAATATATAATATTCCGGATGATTTATTGCAGATAATATATATTATCCTTGTTTCAAGTAAATATTTTTTCTATGATGAAATTATGGATTTTTTACTTTCACTGAATAAAAGCAAGAATTTTTTTGATGATATTTATGCTTGGATGTATTCAATAGGAATTATTTTGGTTGAAAATAATATTTATGCTGTGCCTTATGGATTACTAGAAATTATTGAAAGACGTATTAATCTTAGCAAAAGTATGGCTGATTCCAATATCACTGAATATTTATGGAAAAAATATAAAAACGGAATTTTAAATGCAAATGCTGATGCTGAAAAAATTTTTGATTCTTTGAATTTTAAGTGTAAGTCTGATTTTTTACTTGCTTCACTATTTCATAATTATTCCGATTATTCTATAGAAAGCTTGGATCTAAAAAAGTATAAAAGCGAAACTTTCTATGATGCATTAAAATATTATCAGAATTCTATTATTGCAAACACGGATGACAGCACTGCAAAGTCATATGCATATATAAAAACCGCTATAAGTTTTTTTCAAGAAAACAAATTGGAAGCTGGAGAATATAGAGGTTTTTCTTTGTTGGCTTTCTTTAATTTAACCGAAAATAAAATATCGGATGCTATTACTTATTTTTCTTATGCCCTTGAGAATGCAGAGCATTCTCATGATACATCTTTTATTTGTGATGCATTATTTAATATAAGTATTGTATATTTTTTACAGAATAATTTAAAACAATCTATGGTGTTTTTAGATCGTTTAGCTGCTGCCGTTGATGAATATTTTGAACAAGATTGGAAGATTCCATACCTTTTTATGAAAGGCCGTGTTTATTTACAGATAGGCGAATTCAATAAAGCTTCAGAGAATTTTAAGACCGCATCAGATTTTGCTGAACTCTATTTTGATGAATTGTTGCCCTTATGTAAATCTTGGTATGCACGTTCTTTAGCATATATAGGACAAATAAAAAATGCTCAAGAACTTTTATTAAAATATATAGATTATACCGATGATGCATTATTATTTTTGCTTGAATCATTTTTATTTTATCCTATTTTAAAAAATGACTTTGAAAAATTGGATTTGGATATATCTTCAATTTATAGTGAGTATAATAATCCTGGACTCAGAGAATTCCGAAATTTAACATCAGGTTTTAGTATTGCCGAAGATTTAATTTGGTCAAACATTTATAACATGTCGATTGGTAAAAAAATATTTGATGCTTTTTATAATTATTATAATTGTAAAATTAATTTTTCAAACATGTATGATAAGGAGGAATGTAAGCTTCTTTTATCAAATTTAGAAACTTCTGCTGTTGAGTCATTATATCAAAATGATCCGTATTCATCTTTATATATGTATCTATGTTATGATTTATCGGTTAAATTATATGGAGAGAGTTCTTCTCAAACAGTTGCCTATCTAAGCAAGGCATTTAAGTCGATGCAGAAAAATGTATTAGCTATAGGTGAAAATGATATACGTGATAAGTATATGCAAAATAATTTATGGAACTCAAGACTCTTTAAGGTTGCAAAAACTCAAAAACTTATATAGTATCGGAATGTTTATGAAAGTGTATTTTGCTATTGTTAGTATTTTATTTTCTATTAATTTAAATATTTTTGCCGATGATGCATATATTAGAACTTATATTTCAGAAATGAGTATTGAAGATAAGGCTTCTCAAGTTTTAATGATGAGTATTGAGGGAAAAAAAACTTTTCCGCCTCATTTGAGTTCTTATTTTGATTCTTATACACCGGGTGCTTTTATTTTATTCGGCTATAATTTTTCTGATACCCCTGAAGCTTGTGCTTCCTATATAAAATCGGTTAAGCAGTCTATACAAAATTTATCTAAAGCAAAAACATTTATGCCTCCTTTTTTTGCGTCAGACTTTGAGGGCGGAAGAGTATATAGAATACGAAAAATCGGATCTCATCTACCTTCTCCTAAAAAAATAGCAGAAACATTAACGGAGGAAGAAGCTTTAAATTTATATACTCATACTGCCGAACAGATCAATTTATTGGGAATACATTTAAACCTGGCACCAATTGTTGAAAAAGAAAGATCTAATGAGTCTGGCTTTTTGGATGACCGCATTTTTTCTAATGATGAGGATGTTTTAATAAAGTATACTAAAGCTTTTATTTTAGGAATGAAAAAAGGCGGGGTGCTTCCTACAGTTAAGCATTTTCCCGGGAATACGGAAACAGATCCGCATCTTTCAAAAAGTATTATTGATGTCGATAAAGATATTTTTTATAAAGAATTTATTAATCCTTTTCGTAAAATTATTTATGCTTCCGAAGATCCTGTTTTAATTTCTCATGCTGAAGTTTCTTGTATAGACAAAAAGCCTTTTTGTTTTTCAAAAATAGGTATAGAAAAAATTTTGCGTAGTGAACTTAATTTTAAGGGGTTGATTATTACCGACGATATGGCTATGAAGGCTCTTAAAATGGATGGACGCTCTACAGCCGATAATGTGCTTTTAGCTTTAGCAGCAGGCTGTGATATGGTAATGTGTTCCGAACCTAAGTTTAAAGAACTTGTAGAGGTTATTTCAAAAAAAATGAAAACCGAGTCCGATTTTTTAAAAAAAATAGATGATGCGGTATTTAATATTTTAAAAACAAAAATAAAAATGGGTATTATTGATGAAGAATGTAAGCCCATCGAAAAATATAAATTTAATAAAGAAAAATTTTATAAAGCAAAAAAATCTGCTGAAGATGTTTTAAAAAATTCAAAGCAGTCTAAATAATAATTTTTTCGACGAAGATATTTTTTAAAATCATTGTGGAACACGATATTTTATTCCCATCTATTATTATTTCTGCCAAACCGCTTTCTTCATTTTTAGTTTGAAGTATTATTTTAGAATTTAATTTTAAATTTATTTTTTTGTAATATTCAAATTGAGCTTCAGAACCTGTAAGCCTTGCTATCGAGTATTCTGTCCCGCATTTTACTTTTTCTATAGGTAAATCTATACTTGTATAGTCTTTTTGATTTTTTTTAGGTATAATGGCTCCATGCGGATCCCTTTTAGGGTTGCCTAAATACTCGTCTATTTTATCTATTAAAATATCTGAAGCGGCATGCTCTAAATTTTCCGCCTCATTATGAACATCCTTCCAATCCATTTTTAGAGTTTGAAATAAAAAAGTTTCAATTAATCGGTGCCTTCTTAAAATATTAAGACCGTATTTTTTGCCTTTCTCGGTAAGGCTGCATCCAATCCTGTTTTGATATTTAATGTATCCGTATTTTTCAAGTTTTTTTACCATCGATGTAGCAGTACCTGGGGTAACATGTAATAATTTTGCAAGCTCACCGTTGGTAATTATATCTTTATCGCTTGCAGATAAAAATTTCACGATCGATTTTAAATAATTTTCTGTTGCAATTTGCGATATTTGCACTCTTCCTCCTAAAAATTAATATAAATTAAATATTTGTAATTGATTTTTCAGCTTCTTCTCTGCCTAAGGGAGATAAAAGAAGTAATCCGTTTTCTTTTTTTATATATCCCAGCCGCTTTGCTGTAAGCACAACGGCTCGAGCCTTTTTTTCTGTCCAGTTAATATGCTCGCATAAATGTTCTTCTCTTGATTCTATCATCATATTTTCTTCACCTTGGTGATGTAAAAGATGTACAATCAGCATTTTAACTGCGAAATTTATTTTTATATTTTTTTGCTCGGCTCTGCGTTTTACCAATCCATCTTTTGGGGAGAATAGGTAAGCCAGTAAAAAGAATAATCCCGTCATAGCTGCCATTGAACCGGCAATACTTCCGTCGATTTTTACTGCAAGGTAAAAGCCGCTTATTGATGCTGCTGAAGCAATCAAAATTGAAATGATTATCATATAGAAAAGACTGTTTGTCAATAAGAGGGCTGCAGCAGCCGGTGCAATCATTAGTGCCGTAACTAAAACGGCTCCGACTGAGTCAAAGGCTCCGACACAGGTAAGGCTCACTGCAAACATTAATCCGTAATGCATAATTGCAGGGGAAAAGCCGAATGTTTTTGCTAAATTTGGATCAAAGGTTGTCAATTTTAGTTCTTTAAAAAATACTATAATAAAAAGTAAATCAAATAAAAGAATCCCGCTCATTTGAACCAAACTTTTTGGAAGAGAAATATTAAATAAATTTATTCGGTCAAAAGGTGCAAAGGCTAATTCTCCCAATAAGACGGAATCGGTGTCCAAATGAACATTTCCTGCATAAAGAGAAACTAAGATAACGCCAAGACTGAATAAAAATGGAAAAACAAGGCCGATTGCTGCATCGCTTTTTATAAGCTTTGTTTTTTGTAAGGCTTCTGTAAAGATAACAGAAGCCATTCCGGCTATAACTGCACCTATTAACGGTATACTTGAAGATAATGTTTTGCTGATAAAAAATCCCAATACTATTCCTATTATTATTGAGTGGCTTATTGCATCGCTCATCAAAGACATTCTTCTTAAAACTAAAAATACTCCGCAGAGAGCACATGAAGCGGAGACAATTATTGCAGTTAATATTATTTCCATATTCATAAATTTAATTCCTTACTTCTCTTATTGCTTTAAGTATTTTGATTTTTACATAAAGTTTTTTTATCTTTGATTGAATGATTCCTCTATGAGGACTAAATAAGATTGAAATAATTGTAAATGCAGTTAAAAAACAAACTATTACTGGGCCTGTGGGCATTTTTAAAGCTTGAGAAGAAATTACCGCTCCGCCCATTCCGGATGCTGCTCCAAAAAACGCTGAAAGAATGCACATTATGCTCAATCTATCCGTCCATTGTCTTGCTGCAGCAGCCGGTGCAAGTAAAAGGGCACTCATCAAAATTACTCCGACAGATTGTATTCCTATAACTATTGTAATTACTATTAGAACTGTTAAAATTACTTCCAAAATTTTTGGAGAAAAACCTATTGATTGTGAAAATCCCGGATCAAATGTAGAAAGTTTCAGCTCTTTCCAGAAGAGAGCAACCATTATAAGAATAAATGCTTCGACCATAAAAATTATAATTACATCCTGCTGCGTGATAGTAGCCGCTTGTCCAAAGATAAATTTGTCAAGACCGCTTTTTCCGGCTCCCGGTAATTTTTGAACATAGGTTAAAAGTAAAAAGCCTAAGCCTAAAAATACACCCAACACAATACCTTGGGCTGCATCCGTGTCAACCTTTGAGTTATTTACAATGTTGTTTATAAAAAAAGTTCCTATAAGTCCCGTGATTCCTGCACCGGCTAAAAGCGGCAGAGTCATTTTAGATCCTGTAAGTAAAAATGCTATCACTACTCCGGGGAGAGCAGCGTGTGCAACTGCATCCCCTAGTAAGCTTTGTTTGCGTAAAACGGCAAAGCTGCCTACCACACCCGAACCTATGCCTAAAAGCATTGTTCCTAAAAAAACATTTCTCAAAGTATAATCGTTAAAAAAATTTATTATCTCGTTCATTTTTTTTCAGAATTGTAGGCGATCCTGCCTCCATAGGTTTTACGCAAGTTTTCTTCGGTAAAAACTTCTTCAACACTTCCCTCGGCTATTAATCTTACATTCAATAAGAGAACCCTGTCAAAGTAATCCTTTACTGTTTGAAGATCATGATGAACAACCAAAAGAGTTTTCCCTTTTGCTTTTAGCTCCTTTAAAAGTTTTACGATAGCCTGTTCGGTAGCTGCATCAACCCCTTGAAAGGGTTCATCCATAAAATAAAGATCCGCATTTTGAACAAGAGCCCTTGCCAAAAAAACTCTTTGCTGTTGACCGCCTGAAAGCTCGCTTATCTGCCGTTTTGCAAATTCTGCCATGCCGACTTTTTCCAAAGCTGACATAGCTTCTTTTTTTTCTTTTTGTCCGGGCCTTTTTATCCAGCCGAGATTTCCGTATGAACCCATTAAAACAACATCAAAGACGGTTGTCGGAAAATCCCAATCTACCGAACTTCTTTGCGGTACATAGGCTATTCTTTTCCTTTGAGATTTATATGATTTTCCGAATATTTTTATTTCGCCTGATGCGGCTGGAAGAATACCCATCATTGCTTTAAGCAAAGTAGATTTTCCGGCACCGTTTGGGCCGACTACGGCTTCCATAGCTCCTTGGGGAACGCATACATCTATATCCCAGAGTACAGGCTTTTCGCGGTAAGCCAGGGTAAGGTCTTCAACGCAAAAAGCCGGAATTAAATTTTCTTGTGAATGTTCGGCACAGCAAGTGTTCATAAAGTCATCCTTGTTAGAATAAACCTTTTATTTTTTCAAGGCATCGATTATCGTGTTTATGTTATGGGTTAACATTCCTATGTATGTTCCTTCGAAGCTGCCTTCATCTCCCATAGCATCCGAAAAAAGTTCTCCGCCTATTTCAACATTATAGCCTCTGGCTTTTACAGCTTCCTGCAAGGCTTTTACATTTTTTTCGGGAACCGAGCTTTCGACAAAGACGGCCGGAAGTTTTCTTTTTGTGATAAAGTCTGCAAGCTCCTGAACGTCCTTTGCTCCTGCCTCGCTTACAGTACTGATTCCTTGTAAGCCCCTTACTTCAAAACCGTAGGCCTTGCTGAAATAATTGAAGGCATCGTGAGCTGTAACAATAACTCTTTTTTCTTGCGGAATTTCCGAAGTTCTTTTTTTGATAAATTCGTCAAGTTCATCTAGTTTTACAATATACGCCTCATAGTTTTTCTTGAAAGCTTCTTTTTTTTGCGGAGCAAATTCTGCCAATGTTTTATATACTGATTCAGTTGCGTATTTCCATAGGTTTACATCAAACCAAACATGGGGATCGAATTCTGACTCCTCAAATGGCAATAGATGTTCTTTCGGGATACTTTCGGCAACTGCTACAGTTTTACGGGTAGAAGATATTTTTTTCAAAACCTCGCCCATCTTTGCTTCAAGATGAAGCCCGTTGTAAAAAATAATATCGGCTTTTTGAAGCTTTTCCATGTCTCCTGCGCTGGCTCTGTAGAGGTGGGGATCGACCCCTGCTCCCATTAAGGCTTGTACATTTACCTCATCTCCGCCGACAACCTTTGCTATATCGGCAACCATACCTATTGTGGCGGTAACTTTTATTTTACCGGCATCCTTGGGTTCATTTTTTGTCTCTGTTTTAGAACATGAGAAAAATACCAAACTTGATAAAATAGTAAGTAGTGTTAAGCTTGAGCTTATTAATTTTCTTTTTGTCATTTAAAATCCTTTATTTTGATGTATCAAAATTATGATTCTAATATATCAAAATAAAGCAAAAAGGTCAAGCAAAATCTGAATTTAATCCCATT
This genomic window contains:
- the fliG gene encoding flagellar motor switch protein FliG; protein product: MAVTPAKERGSAKKGKDINSLSGRQKAAIFLVSLGGEISAKIMERLREDEVEKIVFEIARTESVEAELKDAVLQEFQDLMAAQNFITTGGIDYARDVLEKTFGSQKAIEIINRLTSSLQVRPFDFIRRTDPAHLLNFIQQEHPQTIALILAYLEPQKASVILQNLPDEIQSDVARRVATMDTTSPDVLREVERVLEKKLSTVSSEDYTAAGGVDSIVEILNLVDRSSEKSIIESLEDEDPDLAEEIKKKMFVFEDIVMLDDRSISKVLREVNNDEMAKALKQVDAEVQDKIFRNMSKRAGAMLRDEMEYMGPIRVKDVEEAQQKIVSIIRHLEDKGEIVIARSEEDELV
- the fliH gene encoding flagellar assembly protein FliH → MAKTIFRGFEVNKNNSDVVFLQLNKTFQEEPEEIIEEEVEVYEGPTIDDLKKQAEDFRLEWEMQKEKMLSDAKAEADRIIKDAQNAAFDEVKRQTDEAQVIAQNAKNQAEDIIAEAEQKARDIIADSEKNKDSVNRDAYKEGFNRGREEGFKEGNLEVQRLTDRLHTIINKTMDRRQEILSETEQQIVDLVLLMTRKVVKVISENQRNVVVSNVVHALRKVKGRGDVVIRVNLADVKMTTEHTQNFISAAENIKNITVVEDSTVDQGGCIIETDFGAVDARIASQLNELEQKILEISPIKTKIKTGNI
- the fliI gene encoding flagellar protein export ATPase FliI produces the protein MVDLFDKYTDAVSETDPIKFTGHVVRVHDKLIESEGPVASVGELCQIITDDNPDGLKAEVVGLNGVTVQLMSYTDVQGVKIGDRVIASGEILSVPVGDVLLGRVVDALCKSADGKPEPYSAKRYPVVASPPDAMTRKPIRQRIVTGIRAVDSLLAVGRGQRLGIFAGTGIGKSTLLGMIARNTNADINVIALIGERGREVLDFIEHDLGPEGLKHSVIVSATSDQSALARIRGAYTATAIAEYFRDQGKDVMLLFDSVTRFAMAQREIGLAIGEPPATRGYTPSVFSSLPKLLERSGTSEKGSITGFYTVLVEGDDMNEPISDAVRGILDGHIVLDRNLAERGQYPAVNVLKSISRLANRVSGQNTKAASKRMRTLLKDYTESEDMINLGAYQKGSSAAIDDAIEHYPRIYDFLTQEVDDPAKLKDTLQKLSDITGIDIPPEEFDEAGIGVGAIKKYAQSSEAASLYKSDREVK
- the fliJ gene encoding flagellar export protein FliJ gives rise to the protein MKRFEFRLEKLLSLREFYEHQAEIELAHAIAHKDYIDIELNQIANLKIKNGAEFNPESDKINITDLHSAQNYSIFLDKKKDELLEKLIIAEQIIEEKRKIYIEAASKRKVISKLKEKKREVWEKENIKSEENYIDDLVTYKFGQNKNIAAKNYN
- a CDS encoding tetratricopeptide repeat protein, whose protein sequence is MLSIFLEIIYERQLRKINLKILNDFINLIKEEARSNGAEFLQVQGGLYFLFKKKSIAYSFSAARFLYNINKILIAYKNKISEVRFITDYYEEEISNDELFDSLVMYKKQLIPEIGIFASKHAADKLGKYIDFTETDSSMLLCNVFKFFENINLINNKKNDTRPSIILHRNDSCFWAVYNFILLNPLNIDSLKSMNAEDKNAFLSTKNVYVYLKKHRFSKEMPQYFVDAFLTNAAIYLKYYIKKQNDGKCVKILIDNINDKKNLEEAEKIYAVNKFIEIEALDSLLPSIYNIPDDLLQIIYIILVSSKYFFYDEIMDFLLSLNKSKNFFDDIYAWMYSIGIILVENNIYAVPYGLLEIIERRINLSKSMADSNITEYLWKKYKNGILNANADAEKIFDSLNFKCKSDFLLASLFHNYSDYSIESLDLKKYKSETFYDALKYYQNSIIANTDDSTAKSYAYIKTAISFFQENKLEAGEYRGFSLLAFFNLTENKISDAITYFSYALENAEHSHDTSFICDALFNISIVYFLQNNLKQSMVFLDRLAAAVDEYFEQDWKIPYLFMKGRVYLQIGEFNKASENFKTASDFAELYFDELLPLCKSWYARSLAYIGQIKNAQELLLKYIDYTDDALLFLLESFLFYPILKNDFEKLDLDISSIYSEYNNPGLREFRNLTSGFSIAEDLIWSNIYNMSIGKKIFDAFYNYYNCKINFSNMYDKEECKLLLSNLETSAVESLYQNDPYSSLYMYLCYDLSVKLYGESSSQTVAYLSKAFKSMQKNVLAIGENDIRDKYMQNNLWNSRLFKVAKTQKLI
- a CDS encoding glycoside hydrolase family 3 N-terminal domain-containing protein; this encodes MKVYFAIVSILFSINLNIFADDAYIRTYISEMSIEDKASQVLMMSIEGKKTFPPHLSSYFDSYTPGAFILFGYNFSDTPEACASYIKSVKQSIQNLSKAKTFMPPFFASDFEGGRVYRIRKIGSHLPSPKKIAETLTEEEALNLYTHTAEQINLLGIHLNLAPIVEKERSNESGFLDDRIFSNDEDVLIKYTKAFILGMKKGGVLPTVKHFPGNTETDPHLSKSIIDVDKDIFYKEFINPFRKIIYASEDPVLISHAEVSCIDKKPFCFSKIGIEKILRSELNFKGLIITDDMAMKALKMDGRSTADNVLLALAAGCDMVMCSEPKFKELVEVISKKMKTESDFLKKIDDAVFNILKTKIKMGIIDEECKPIEKYKFNKEKFYKAKKSAEDVLKNSKQSK
- a CDS encoding metal-dependent transcriptional regulator, whose protein sequence is MQISQIATENYLKSIVKFLSASDKDIITNGELAKLLHVTPGTATSMVKKLEKYGYIKYQNRIGCSLTEKGKKYGLNILRRHRLIETFLFQTLKMDWKDVHNEAENLEHAASDILIDKIDEYLGNPKRDPHGAIIPKKNQKDYTSIDLPIEKVKCGTEYSIARLTGSEAQFEYYKKINLKLNSKIILQTKNEESGLAEIIIDGNKISCSTMILKNIFVEKIII